A segment of the Alphaproteobacteria bacterium genome:
TGGTCGCATAGCTCAGCGGTAGAGCACTACGTTGACATCGTAGGGGTCACAGGTTCAATCCCTGTTGCGACCACCATAATTTTAAGTCTTAATATTCTCTAATCAAAAGATGTCTCACTCCTCAGAAGAAGCAAATACTGCGTCAATCGTCTCCATAGACTCAACAGTCACAGAATCACCTACGGCAGCGACTTCACCAGGGATTCCTACATTGCCCCCCTCTTCACCGCCCTCATCACCTCCTTGGAGTTCAGAATCTGATTCAGCATCATCTTCTTCACCCAAAGATATGCGGCTTACGGCCACGACTTTTTCTTCTTCACCAACCCGGAAGATGGTCACGCCTTGCGTTCGGCGACCAGCGATGCGGATATCGTGCACAGGGCAACGAATCAATTGACCGCCGTCGGTGACCAACATGATTTGATCGGTTGGATCAACGGGGAAGGACCCGACAACGCCGCCATTACGGTCATTCACAATAATGCTATCCACACCCATACCACCGCGACCGGTTGTCCGGTAACCATAGGAAGAACTGCGCTTTCCAAATCCATTTTCTGTAATGGTCAAGATAAACTGCTCACTAGAAGCCAGTTCTTGGATGCGCTCTTGTGACAATTTCAAGGTGTCTGTTGATCCCTCTTCATCGCCATTGTCACCTGCCAAGTCTTCGCCTTCGAGACCACCTTCAAGGGTTTGTCTTGCTTTTGCAGCTTGGCGCAAGTAAGCATCCCGTTCTTCAGTCGAAAGCACCATTTGCCCCATGATCGCCATAGAAATAACCTGATCATCCTTTAAGCGAATACCCCGCACACCATTAGAGTCACGACCCACAAAGATACGAATATCGGTCATATGGAAGCGAATACACTTTCCGTTGCGTGTTGAAAGCAAGACATCATCGCTTTCGGTACAAGTCTGAACGGCAATAAGGTTTTCGCCTTCGTCCAGCTTCATTGCGATTTTACCGTTCGCCTTGATGTTCAAGAAATCGCTGAGACGGTTACGACGCACATTGCCTTTCGAAGTGGCAAACATGACGAACATCTGATCCCAGAGATTCTCCTCCTCCGGCAATACCATGACCGTAGAAATTGTCTCTCCTTCTGACAAAGGCAACAAGTTAATCATCGGTCGGCCACGGGCTTGAGGCGTTGCAAGCGGCAGACGATACGCCTTCAATTGATAAACGCGCCCAATGGAGCTAAAGAACAGAACAGGGCTATGAGTGTTGGCCACGAACACGTCGCTCACGATATCCTCATCGCGCGTCGCCATACCGGAGCGCCCTTTGCCGCCGCGTCGTTGGGCGCGATAGGTAGAGAGGGGAACACGTTTGATATAACCATTTAAGCTGACCGTGACAACCATGTCTTCCCGCTGGATCAGGTCTTCCATATCTACGGAGGATTCCCCATCTTCAATGAGGGTTCGACGAGGAGTCGCGAATTGGTCTTTCATCTCTACGAGTTCATTACGAAGGATGTCCAAAACCATCTGACGAGAGGCCAAAATTTCCAAATACTCGGCAATCTTATCGGCAAGTTCTTGCAAGTCCGCAGCGATCTTATCTCTTTCAAGGCCTGTCAAACGGTGGAGGCGCAAATCCAAAATCGCTTGGGCTTGGGCATCAGACAGACGATAAGTACTCCCGACAACTTCCCGATCCGGCTCAACTAACAGAATAAGGGATTCAACCGCTGAAGCCGGCCATTCCCGGTCCATCAATTGCGCCTTCGCAACCACGCGGTCTGCTGCAGCCCGAATCAAAGCAATTATGGGGTCAATGTTGGCCACTGCAATCGCAAGACCCACGAAGAGATGGGCTTTCTCCCGAGCACGGGCAAGTTCAAAGCGCGTACGGCGCAAAATCACTTCTTCACGGAATTCAAGGAACGCTTCCAAAATTCTCTTCAAGGGCAATTGTTCTGGACGACCATGGTTCAGGGCCAACATGTTGATTCCGAACGATGTTTGCAAGGCCGTATAGCGATAGAGCTGATTCAAGACAACATCTGGCACAGCGTCCCGCTTCAGCTCAATGACCACGCGCATGCCGGTACGGTCAGATTCATCCCGTAAATCAGAGATGCCCTCAATGATCTTTTCTTTCACGACTTCCGCGATGCGCTCAATCATCCGTGCTTTGTTCACTTGGTAGGGAATCTCATCTATAATAATGGCTTCCCGGTCACCACGAAGGGTCTCAAAGTGGGTTTTTCCGCGGATAACGATAGAACCACGTCCGGTGCGATATGCCTCAAAAATGCCACCGCGCCCAATAATGGAAGCGCCTGTTGGAAAATCAGGCCCTGGAACAATTCCGATCAACTCCTCAACGGTCAAGTCAGGATTGTCGATGAGCGCACAACATGCTTCCAGAACTTCTCCGAGATTGTGGGTTGGGATGTTGGTGGCCATACCAACCGCGATACCACTGCCACCATTCACCAAAATATTGGGAAAGCGCGCCGGCAATACGCGAGGTTCGGTCATGGAATCATCATAGTTGGGTTGAAAGTCGACCGTGTCTTTATCTATGTCTTCCAAAAGGGCATGGGACGGGCGACTTAAACGCGCTTCCGTATAACGAGACGCCGCCGCAGGATCGCCGTCCATGGATCCAAAGTTTCCTTGACCATCAATAAGAGTCAATCGCAAAGAAAAGTCTTGAGCCAGACGTACCATCGCATCATAAATGGCCATATCCCCGTGCGGGTGATACTTACCCATGACGTCACCGACCGTGCGAGCTGACTTACGATAGGGGCGGTTATACTCGTTCCCGGCTTCCTTCATCGCATACAAAATCCGTCGATGAACAGGCTTCAAGCCATCTCGAACATCTGGCAATGCACGAGAAACAATAACGCTCATGGCATAATCCAGATAGGAGCGCTTCATCTCCTCTTCAATAGCAACAGGCTTAATATCAGATGGTTGAAGGGACGTTGTCATTTTGCTTCTTTCCTCTTAAAAGCTCGATAGAACCAGGTATTTTATTGTAACATAAAACATGTTTTGACCCCAGATCCATCTTCACGAATTTTGCTTCTGGTCACTGTTTTTTTTAAAAGGGAACTTCATCATTCAAAGGTGCGCCGCTTCCGCTGCCCATGGGACTGCCAAGAGGGGCTGTGCTGAGACCCTCGCCGAATCCGCCACCGCTGCTCCCGCCAAAGCTTGAGGGAGATGAGTCATACTCTCCACCACCGCCTTGATCTTCTACCCCACCACCGGCGCGACCATCCAACATGGTCATTTCACCGCGATAGCGCCCCAGAACGATTTCCGTCGTATAGCGCTCTTGGCCTTGCTGATCGGTCCATTTGCGGGTTTGCAATTGACCTTCGAGATAAACCTTTGAGCCCTTTTTCAAGAATTTTTCAGAAACTTCAGCAAGTTTGTCATTGAAAACAACCACGCGATGCCATTCAGTGCGATCGCGGCGTTCTCCGGTCGCTTTATCTTTCCAAGATTCACCCGTCGCAACGGAAAGGGTCACAATTTTGCCCCCTTCAGGGCTATGGCGAACTTCCGGATCACGTCCCAAATTGCCAACCAAAATTACCTTATTTACAGATCCCGCCATTTTATTATCTCCTTCGCGTAAAATCATATGTAGGGGGCGTCATCTCAACCTGGCTGGGTTGATCCAGCCTTCATCCATGATGATTCAAATAAACACCCTGTCTTCCTTTATACGAAACTCTGAGCCTCAATGCCATCGTTTGTTTTTGAGAAGTTAGGAAATATATCGTATTTATAAATTTTTGTTTATAGCATACAACCTCTCATTGGGGCTTCTGAAGCTCGGACTAAATGTAGACAGAAAGATCATAAGTGAGGGAATTTTAGAAAATAGATGCTCTTCCAACAAATCATCGGATCAGCTTATCGAGAAATTTTATATGGTGTGCGTTTTAATTGGAGTACGGCTGCTACTCTTGCACCCTCCCTGGCGAGAGAAGTGCAAAAGTAACGACCTGTGATAGAACTTAAATAACCTTAATATTAACAGCAGCCATTTTGCCTTTGTTTTCTTGAAGCTCAAATTCAACCTTTTGGTTTTCGGATAGCGTCGTAAGACCAGCTTTTTCAACTTCGCTCATGTGAACGAAAGCATCTGGGGAACCATCATCAATCGTAATGAATCCATAACCTTTTTCCGGGTTAAACCACTTAACCGTACCTGTTTTTGACATAATATTCTCCTTGTGTTGACGTTATTAAAATGAACCACTCATGTTTTTATCATATAGAACATAGGATTAATTGCAAGTTCCAAATCCATTTTCTTACCCCTAAGTGCACTTTTGTGGTGTATAGTAGAAAAAATAACATGTATGAGGATCTGAATCGTCTATGGATTACCTGATTGATATCATCAAAGATTGGGGTTATATCGCTGTCTTTTTAGGGTCTTTGGTCGAAGGCGAGTCTGTCATTTTGGTCGCCTGCTTCATGGCCCACCTTGGGTACCTATCTCTTACAAAAATCATGATCATCGCATTTTGTGGCACTTTATTTGCGGATCAGGCTCTTTATTATGTCGGTCGATACTATGGCCAAGCGCTCATTCAAAGATTCCATAGCCTTCATGCCCCTGCAAATCGTGCCTTTAAGCTCCTTCACAGCTGGGACATTTGGTTTATCTTGAGTTTCCGATTTATCTGGGGCATTCGCACCGTCAGTCCTATTGTCATTGGCACAAGCGGCATCACTCCCGAACGCTACACCCCCTTAAACTTAATCGCTGCCATCGTTTGGACCCTCATCAGCTGTATCGGAGGCTACATGCTTGCTGGCGTTATTGAAGAGATTGGCCTCCAAGTCATTAAACGATACTTTGGATTTTTTACAATCGCTGTCATTATCATTATTGTGGCTATTGTCATTTTAAAACGATGGATGAAACGCCGCTTAGAAACGTTGGGAGACGAGGGTCCTTTTCACGACTAACACAGCCAAGTAAGGAGAATATACATGCCAAATAAAGTTATTGCTTTTGGGGCTGATCATGCAGGGTTCCATTTAAAGAAAGAGCTCATGGAAGCGGCAAAAGCCTTTGATCATTATGCAATCGATTTGGGGACAGATTCCCTAGATTCTGTGGATTATCCAGACTTTGCAGACAAAGTTGTCCATGCCATTAAGACAGAACAAGCCGCCCTTGGCGTCATCATTTGTGGAACAGGCATCGGCATGAGCATAGCCGCAAATCGCCATCCCAACATGCGAGCGGCCGTATGTCACACAGAATTAGAAGCACGCCTCGCCCGGGAACACAACAATGCCAACATTTTGTGCTTGGGAGGCCGTATTTTGGGTGCTGACCAAGCAAAGTCGTGCCTTGCTGCCTTTTTGGGCGCCCATTTTGTTGGGGGACACCACACCCAACGTGTTGCAAAATTAGGATAAAAACCTTTGAACGCCTACATTCGCTTAAGCCGACTCCATCGCCCTCAAGCTATTTTCTTATTCATGTTTCCTTGTTGGTGGGGCGTTGCTCTGGCTTCCGCCTTCGCAACTCCCTATACGTTAAACGTGAAACTCTTGCTTCTCTTTGTAATTGGCTCCATTGTCATACGTGGTGCGGGTTGTACGTTTAATGATCTCATTGATCGCGATATAGATTCCCAAGTTGTCCGAACAAAGGGGCGCCCTATCGCCAGTGGCGAAATTACTCCCACACAAGCTATAATCTTCTTCTCCCTTCAATGTTTGGGTGGGCTGGCCGTCTTATTCTTTTTGCCTTTTCGGTGCTGGCCACTCAGTCTTCTGGGTTTCGCTTTGCTGGCTCTTTACCCCTTCATGAAACGCATCACCCATTGGCCCCAGCTCTTCTTAGGGTTGGCCATCAATTTGGGGATTATCTTTGGCGCAGTCGCTGTCACCCCGTATGAAGTCCTGAATTGGCCAGCGGTCTTTTGCCTTTATGGCATTGGCGTGGCTTGGACCTTAGGTTATGACACCATCTATGCCTTACAAGATAAAGAAGACGACCTAAAAATTGGCGTCAAATCTACGGCCATTCACTTTGGAAAACATGTGAAAGCCGCCCTATTCTTAAGCTATGGCACTCTATTTGCCTTACTTGCCTTCATTGGATATTGGACAAAGGGAGATTTTGTCTATTATGGGCTCGTATGCCTGGGAGCGGCCGCAACCGCCCTCATGCTCATTCGCCTCAATACGAATAATCCCGCGGCTTGTTTGAAAGCCTTCAATGCCAATCCCTATTTAGGATTTTATATTTGGGGGACTCTATTGACCCTTTAGATGCCTCATTTAGAGTTCTGCAGAATCATATTTTCTTGACAATTTATATTGTTTATTTAAAGATGCCCAAGAGTCTATTGTTTAGATGAATAATAAAATGAATATGTTCTCCACATTTATGTGCATTCAAATCCGTTTACGAACTTTTGTATCATTATTTATTATTTTAGGTTTTTCTTGCAATCTAGAGGCAACTGAGGTGAAAGAGCCTCATAAAGTTGTCATCCTGCCGGGCGCTTCTAAATCGTATGATGAATTCTATCAGAAGCGACACACGCTAGAGTCTTCCCATGTTTCTTCAGAGCTCGATAGGTTTGCAAGGTGTGGAGAGGCTTCTGCGGTTAAAACATTATGTAATGTGTTTAAGAACGACCTTCCAAAACAAGAAGGGATATTACGTTTATATGTAAAGCATCAAAACCCATATACCTGTGGGCTTCTTGCTGCTTGTCTTCTTGAACAAGAGAAAAGGGAATGCTTAGATTGGTTTTCTTTTGCTCTGAAAGAGAAGCCGGGAGAGAATCCGTTTGTCCTAGATCCAAGCCTTCGTTTAAACTCAGCGCAAGCTCTCATTCTTTTTTGCAAAGAATTTGAACCAAAATACCGCTCTCAAGTCCTTTTAAAGGCGTGGGGCCTCCTTATGGCTTGGGAACAGAATGATATGAAGCCTTCCGAGGACTCACGCCCTTTTGGAACGTATTCATATCTTATTGAGGTTGCAGTATCCCTGAAATGTAAAGACTTAATCTGTGGACTTTTTACGCATCCTTCCACAAAAAAAGACAGGCAACTCTGGAACTTAATTTGGCAAAACATTGAAAAGACGGATATGGCTGACATTGTTGTGGCTCGAACTGGATTCGTTCCCGTCGTCGTTGATAAATCGAAGAAGGGGGAACGAGGGGCAGAAGAAAGTCTTCAAAGCCAAGTTAGTGCTTATGCCAGTCGTCTTCAAAATCATAAAGAATCCCTGAAAAGTGTCATCAGTGGTAAACTTGTTTACTTGTTGCGAGATCCTAATATTTTAAAAATTCCTCAAAGTTTTCAAGGATTTAACCAAGCAGAACCAACGTTTGAGCATTTAAGATTATGGGCCATCCATATCGTGAGAGACCATCGAATAAAAGTAACAGATGTACCTGAGCGACAATTTGTCCTTCAAGACTATGCAGAACATATTGACGATGAAACGTTAGCAAATCATGTTTTCAATGGCCTAAAAGATATCTTTCTCCTGAGTGACGGACCAGAGGTTGGTGGGAAAGAAGATCATACTCCCAAAGAAATGAGAAACGTTAAAGTAGTCGAAGCCCAGCTAAAAAAAGGGCGACCTTGTATGAGATTAGTTACGACCGTTGGTGTGATCGTATTTTTTCTAAGAATTTGGACTTTGTTCTGGTAAAATCCTGCTCATACCTCCAATTTAAATTCAATGGGAACCTCAAGCGTGCGATTGCCTGGTTTGAATCGCCACTTCTGAATCGCTTCTAAGGCCGCGTCTTCCAAAAGGGGATTATTCCGCGGCGCAAGCGGTATTGCCTTATCAACCGTGCCCTTTTCTGATAAAGACAACCGAATTAAAACAATGCCTTCAATCCGCTTTCGCCGGGCCTCAAGAGGATAGACTGGCGGTGGATTGAAGGTTGGAAAAGGATCATGAGCCCCTCCAGGCGATTGGCCCCCTTCTGAAGGTGACATACTCGCTATTTTTCCAACATCAGACTTAGGCTGTTCTTTACCTCTCCCCTTGTGAGAGAAGTCGGCACGCAAGCAAAGCGGCGTGACGGGTGAGGGGTTTAATACAACAGGTAGTTTCTTTTCTTGATTCTTAATTTTTAATGAGACATACCCTTCACTCGCCTCTTCACTTCGTTCAGAGTCGACCTCTCCCACAAGAGGAGAGGAAAAACCCTTTTCTTGCTCAGAAGCAAACATCACCTCTACATGAAAATCTTGAGGGGATGTTCCTTTTTGACCCGGCAACCCAAAGGCGATAGCAGCAATCACAAAACCATGCATCAAAAGAGCCGTGACACCGGCAGGCCAAAGACGTTCTTTCATTGAAATGATCCTCGATTCTAACATTTTAACCGTAAACCCACATAGACACCTAGGCCAGGTTGTTGAAAGCCATAGGGATTTTCATAACGACGATTTGTGAGGTTTTCACCCCGCCCATAAGCTTGCCACTGCTCATTGAGTTGATAGGATGTTTCCACACCAAAAATTGTGTAACTTGGCATTTTGATTCTTGTCGAAGTAAAAGTCAAAGCATCGAATTTAAGATCATATTGTCCCCCCACATAAAGAACATTGGCGCTTACCTGCCATTCGGGCGTTATTTGTCCTATGACTTTCAATGTTGTCTTATTATGGGGGCGCCGTACCATTGCCAGGTGCGTTAAATCCCAAACTTCCATGTAGGTATGGGTGAGTTCCATCCCCCAATCGTTCGTGATCTGGAGTTTGGTAATTCCTTCAAACCCATGCGATCGTACCTTGGCACAATTAACTTGCGTATTTCCGGCCCACGCTATCATATCCCGCGTCCGATTCTGAAACAGGGTAACCCCTAAAGCCAGTTTCTGGTTGAAGAAGGAACGTTCAGCCCCAACATCCCAACCGAGACTCTTTTCCGGTTTTAAACTCGGATTTCCATCATGTCTTGGCCCCTTATCATATCTTTGAGAAAGCGTTGGCGCCTTGAATCCTGTTGCAATTCCCCCTTTAAAAATAATGTCATAAAGACCATATTCCCCGCCAACACGCCAGGTTGGAGCAACAGGAATCCCTTGATATTTATCCCCTCGAACTGCCGTTGATAGCGATAGTGACTCCAACAATCTCACCGAAAGCACACCCCCAAGACCCCCATGGTCTAACTTGGCCTGTTTAATAGCATGTCCTATGTAATGGGAATAAAACCGATCCTGCGCGAACTGTGTTATAATTTGTGCTGTCACGGTTTCATTGATTTTCAGGGTCTGGTGCCAGTCAACTTGAGATTGTTTTCCCTTATTATCCGACCGTTTAATACCTAAATCATTCTGATCTTCCCGATTGTTTTGATAATTGGCAAGGCTTACATCATGAACCCATTTTCCTTCTAACGCCTCAAAATGACCAAGGAGTCGATTGAAACTTTCATTTGACATAACCCGATAGGGATCCGTATTCGGTTTATTATAGTCCCTATTATCCCGATACCCTAGACGACGAGAAATATATCTTCCGAAATAGGAGATATTGGCCTCTTCTTTCCCCACCCCGAACCTGGCAGAAATGTTTTCCTGATGCATGGGATCATCTGCTTTCCCGATAAGGAGCGATCGCAACCGATCAGGAGTCAAAGGAGATCCAGCCGACTGAAGGCGAGAACCTGTTACTTGATAATCGAATAAATCTTTCTGTCCTTGTAATCCCACAACCTGTTGATAAGTGTGAAAGGATCCAGCTTCTGCTCTGGCGAAAGTTTTGTGAGGTCCTTTCCCTTTCTTGGTATCAATGACGACAGCACCTCCAATGGCATCTGAACCATACAAACTACTGAACGGACCACGAATCACTTGAATTTCAGCAATATCATCAACCAACAAGGATGCTAAATTAACAGCACCACCAGGAGCGCCCACATCATTTATATGCATCCCGTCAAGAATGATGGCCGTCTGTCCAGTTCCTGACCCCCGCAAGGATACGGAAGCGGGCTGCCCAATTCCTCCAAGTTGCGTCACGAATACCCCCGGCACGCGACGTAAAGCATCCACAAGGGTCACCGCTTGTTGCTGCTCCAAATCCTTTGCTGTAATGCGCGTAACATCTGCAGAATCGAGAGGCGTGGGCGCAGGTATTCCGGCGCCTCGGACAACGACTTTGGGCAAACGCGTAGGCAGCTCAGAAGCTGA
Coding sequences within it:
- a CDS encoding TonB-dependent receptor — encoded protein: MHICAYLSTIPIIFSVISTSSASELPTRLPKVVVRGAGIPAPTPLDSADVTRITAKDLEQQQAVTLVDALRRVPGVFVTQLGGIGQPASVSLRGSGTGQTAIILDGMHINDVGAPGGAVNLASLLVDDIAEIQVIRGPFSSLYGSDAIGGAVVIDTKKGKGPHKTFARAEAGSFHTYQQVVGLQGQKDLFDYQVTGSRLQSAGSPLTPDRLRSLLIGKADDPMHQENISARFGVGKEEANISYFGRYISRRLGYRDNRDYNKPNTDPYRVMSNESFNRLLGHFEALEGKWVHDVSLANYQNNREDQNDLGIKRSDNKGKQSQVDWHQTLKINETVTAQIITQFAQDRFYSHYIGHAIKQAKLDHGGLGGVLSVRLLESLSLSTAVRGDKYQGIPVAPTWRVGGEYGLYDIIFKGGIATGFKAPTLSQRYDKGPRHDGNPSLKPEKSLGWDVGAERSFFNQKLALGVTLFQNRTRDMIAWAGNTQVNCAKVRSHGFEGITKLQITNDWGMELTHTYMEVWDLTHLAMVRRPHNKTTLKVIGQITPEWQVSANVLYVGGQYDLKFDALTFTSTRIKMPSYTIFGVETSYQLNEQWQAYGRGENLTNRRYENPYGFQQPGLGVYVGLRLKC
- the ssb gene encoding single-stranded DNA-binding protein, which translates into the protein MAGSVNKVILVGNLGRDPEVRHSPEGGKIVTLSVATGESWKDKATGERRDRTEWHRVVVFNDKLAEVSEKFLKKGSKVYLEGQLQTRKWTDQQGQERYTTEIVLGRYRGEMTMLDGRAGGGVEDQGGGGEYDSSPSSFGGSSGGGFGEGLSTAPLGSPMGSGSGAPLNDEVPF
- the rpiB gene encoding ribose 5-phosphate isomerase B, encoding MPNKVIAFGADHAGFHLKKELMEAAKAFDHYAIDLGTDSLDSVDYPDFADKVVHAIKTEQAALGVIICGTGIGMSIAANRHPNMRAAVCHTELEARLAREHNNANILCLGGRILGADQAKSCLAAFLGAHFVGGHHTQRVAKLG
- a CDS encoding energy transducer TonB codes for the protein MKERLWPAGVTALLMHGFVIAAIAFGLPGQKGTSPQDFHVEVMFASEQEKGFSSPLVGEVDSERSEEASEGYVSLKIKNQEKKLPVVLNPSPVTPLCLRADFSHKGRGKEQPKSDVGKIASMSPSEGGQSPGGAHDPFPTFNPPPVYPLEARRKRIEGIVLIRLSLSEKGTVDKAIPLAPRNNPLLEDAALEAIQKWRFKPGNRTLEVPIEFKLEV
- a CDS encoding DedA family protein, with the translated sequence MDYLIDIIKDWGYIAVFLGSLVEGESVILVACFMAHLGYLSLTKIMIIAFCGTLFADQALYYVGRYYGQALIQRFHSLHAPANRAFKLLHSWDIWFILSFRFIWGIRTVSPIVIGTSGITPERYTPLNLIAAIVWTLISCIGGYMLAGVIEEIGLQVIKRYFGFFTIAVIIIIVAIVILKRWMKRRLETLGDEGPFHD
- a CDS encoding cold-shock protein, whose product is MSKTGTVKWFNPEKGYGFITIDDGSPDAFVHMSEVEKAGLTTLSENQKVEFELQENKGKMAAVNIKVI
- the ubiA gene encoding 4-hydroxybenzoate octaprenyltransferase; translated protein: MNAYIRLSRLHRPQAIFLFMFPCWWGVALASAFATPYTLNVKLLLLFVIGSIVIRGAGCTFNDLIDRDIDSQVVRTKGRPIASGEITPTQAIIFFSLQCLGGLAVLFFLPFRCWPLSLLGFALLALYPFMKRITHWPQLFLGLAINLGIIFGAVAVTPYEVLNWPAVFCLYGIGVAWTLGYDTIYALQDKEDDLKIGVKSTAIHFGKHVKAALFLSYGTLFALLAFIGYWTKGDFVYYGLVCLGAAATALMLIRLNTNNPAACLKAFNANPYLGFYIWGTLLTL
- the gyrA gene encoding DNA gyrase subunit A; protein product: MTTSLQPSDIKPVAIEEEMKRSYLDYAMSVIVSRALPDVRDGLKPVHRRILYAMKEAGNEYNRPYRKSARTVGDVMGKYHPHGDMAIYDAMVRLAQDFSLRLTLIDGQGNFGSMDGDPAAASRYTEARLSRPSHALLEDIDKDTVDFQPNYDDSMTEPRVLPARFPNILVNGGSGIAVGMATNIPTHNLGEVLEACCALIDNPDLTVEELIGIVPGPDFPTGASIIGRGGIFEAYRTGRGSIVIRGKTHFETLRGDREAIIIDEIPYQVNKARMIERIAEVVKEKIIEGISDLRDESDRTGMRVVIELKRDAVPDVVLNQLYRYTALQTSFGINMLALNHGRPEQLPLKRILEAFLEFREEVILRRTRFELARAREKAHLFVGLAIAVANIDPIIALIRAAADRVVAKAQLMDREWPASAVESLILLVEPDREVVGSTYRLSDAQAQAILDLRLHRLTGLERDKIAADLQELADKIAEYLEILASRQMVLDILRNELVEMKDQFATPRRTLIEDGESSVDMEDLIQREDMVVTVSLNGYIKRVPLSTYRAQRRGGKGRSGMATRDEDIVSDVFVANTHSPVLFFSSIGRVYQLKAYRLPLATPQARGRPMINLLPLSEGETISTVMVLPEEENLWDQMFVMFATSKGNVRRNRLSDFLNIKANGKIAMKLDEGENLIAVQTCTESDDVLLSTRNGKCIRFHMTDIRIFVGRDSNGVRGIRLKDDQVISMAIMGQMVLSTEERDAYLRQAAKARQTLEGGLEGEDLAGDNGDEEGSTDTLKLSQERIQELASSEQFILTITENGFGKRSSSYGYRTTGRGGMGVDSIIVNDRNGGVVGSFPVDPTDQIMLVTDGGQLIRCPVHDIRIAGRRTQGVTIFRVGEEEKVVAVSRISLGEEDDAESDSELQGGDEGGEEGGNVGIPGEVAAVGDSVTVESMETIDAVFASSEE